The following proteins are co-located in the Pomacea canaliculata isolate SZHN2017 linkage group LG10, ASM307304v1, whole genome shotgun sequence genome:
- the LOC112573258 gene encoding centrosomal protein of 83 kDa-like, protein MAQKGKATEKNPTKGSISMVDQKFQSKQEGTNENIKDTYTTLPCDEGTGVAVAWTSELSCPKEASVVEQVMAVNRSLVQQIDALRLRLQVDSRQHNAACSALVQENVQKLNEKEDELKYLKSKLRQREQTVKNLTEENHTKKSEIDSLQHTINALRQDVEASKTYIDEIQHSLAALQEEKMKLETGAAYHEKEKLIQHLTKQVKDLRENISQLERELTKAKEMIAKQGGKLRLLENEKLNIHTKFREELGKATQNMRLEVEKMREVMRSQWEEMRDLRQQNEGMSIDIKEIKDMLLGDICDNHQDPVYTMGALKPSLPILTRNTKRVVPGKKKPLS, encoded by the exons ATGGCACAGAAAGGAAAGGCAACAGAAAAGAAT CCAACAAAGGGCAGTATCAGTATGGTGGACCAGAAATTCCAGAGTAAACAAGAGGgcacaaatgaaaacattaaagataCATACACAACCTTACCTTGCGATGAGGGCACAGGGGTAGCTGTGGCATGGACCAGTGAACTCAGTTGCCCCAAAGAAGCTTCAGTGGTGGAACAG GTGATGGCTGTAAATCGAAGTCTTGTACAGCAGATTGATGCACTTCGCCTGCGCTTACAAGTAGACTCAAGACAGCACAATGCGGCTTGTAGTGCTCTTGTACAagaaaatgtgcaaaagttaaatgaaaaagaagatgaacttaaatatttgaaaagtaaaCTGAGGCAACGTGAACAAACTGTGAAGAATCTAACAGAGGAAAACCAcacaaagaaatcagaaattGACAGTCTTCAGCACACAATTAATGCCCTAAGACAGGATGTAGAAGCCTCCAAGACCTATATTGATGAAATACAGCACAGTCTAGCTGCACTACAG gaagaaaagatgaagcTGGAGACTGGCGCAGCATATCATGAAAAGGAAAAGTTAATCCAACATCTCACAAAACAGGTAAAAGATCTAAGAGAGAACATTAGCCAGCTTGAAAGGGAACTAACCAAGGCAAAAGAAATGATTGCAAAACAAGGGGGAAAACTGCGCTTGTTGGAGAATGAGAAGCTCAATATTCACACTAAATTTAGAGAAGAGCTGGGCAAGGCAACACAGAATATGAGGCTGGAAGTGGAGAAAATGCGTGAAGTGATGCGCAGTCAGTGGGAAGAAATGCGGGACTTGAGACAGCAGAATGAAGGCATGAGCATTGACATTAAAGAGATAAAAGACATGCTTTTGGGAGATATCTGTGACAATCACCAAGATCCCGTTTACACTATGGGAGCACTAAAGCCATCACTACCCATTCTTACCAGAAACACAAAGCGTGTTGTTCCTGGTAAGAAAAAGCCTCTCAGCTGA
- the LOC112573257 gene encoding G-patch domain and KOW motifs-containing protein-like, whose product MAASSTPSIKSTVSFGFSKKIETKRLDNSIAGEKNEDKNERPDFVLSVEEKEIKSSAPQLKVNKREYVIPLIKQNLWRNASQQPSTDTHTGTSQNDLDSLAARELLEEATRYNETWDERGKSDANLSIPLMMQNKVPDGFETDEKLNVTLRPDEPDDAVYDEIPVEQFGFAMLRGMGWKEGMGIGKNSKVIAPIEATLRPKGLGLGADRSQASSVAKKKEKRLEDTNENDLCIMKKGAHCVIVDGKHKDLYGIVEGIDEDNARVVVQLTLSGQTVTVMQFCVRVVDAKEYEKYSKYLNKGKADKYRDEDKQQNGRDRQEKIIRDDDKKSHSNKRKSREAIDDQSTRDSKKQLKCSMEVASKSRHHRSQSAVCVSTGKMWLCPNLRVRIVDKKFKGGRYYKEKVVVLDMVSADSAVCRTDDGKVLEGLTHSMVETVIPKSDESHVMVCHGSYKQHLAKLVQKNKDKCIALVQLLKDRDTVLEMEFDHICEYTGNVDEEFDY is encoded by the coding sequence ATGGCAGCCAGCAGTACGCCAAGTATCAAGTCTACTGTATCGTTCGGCTTCTCGAAAAAGATTGAGACCAAAAGACTAGATAACTCGATCGCCGGTGAaaagaatgaagacaaaaatgaaaggcCAGACTTTGTGTTATCCgtcgaagaaaaagaaattaaaagttctGCGCCTCaactcaaagtaaacaaacgtGAATACGTCATTCCATTGATCAAACAAAATCTGTGGCGAAACGCATCGCAGCAGCCTTCGACTGATACCCATACAGGTACCTCTCAAAATGATTTGGACTCCTTGGCTGCTAGAGAGCTTCTGGAAGAGGCAACTAGATACAATGAAACATGGGACGAACGTGGGAAGTCAGATGCAAATCTTTCCATTCCTCTTATGATGCAGAACAAAGTGCCCGACGGATTCGAAACTGATGAAAAACTTAATGTGACATTGAGGCCGGATGAGCCAGATGATGCAGTTTACGATGAGATACCAGTTGAACAATTTGGATTTGCCATGCTGAGAGGAATGGGATGGAAAGAGGGAATGGGTATTGGGAAAAATTCGAAAGTGATCGCCCCAATAGAAGCTACTCTTCGCCCAAAGGGTCTAGGTCTCGGTGCGGACAGAAGTCAGGCATCTAGCGTagccaaaaagaaagaaaagagacttGAAGATACTAATGAAAATGATTTGTGTATTATGAAGAAAGGTGCACATTGTGTTATTGTGGATGGAAAGCACAAAGATCTGTATGGTATCGTTGAAGGTATTGATGAAGACAATGCCAGAGTTGTTGTTCAACTTACACTCAGTGGCCAAACTGTGACAGTAATGCAATTCTGTGTAAGGGTCGTAGATGCTAaggaatatgaaaaatattcgaAATATCTGAACAAGGGCAAAGCAGACAAATACAGAGAcgaagacaaacaacaaaatggacGTGATCGTCAAGAGAAAATTATCAGAGATGACGACAAAAAGAGCCACAGCAATAAACGCAAAAGTAGAGAAGCTATCGACGACCAAAGTACCAGAGACAGTAAAAAACAGCTGAAATGTAGTATGGAGGTGGCTTCCAAAAGCAGGCATCATAGATCACAGTCAGCAGTGTGTGTTTCTACAGGCAAGATGTGGCTTTGTCCAAATCTAAGAGTGCGTATAGTagacaaaaaatttaaaggtgGCAGgtattacaaagaaaaagtagTGGTCCTTGATATGGTCAGCGCTGATTCAGCTGTGTGCAGAACTGATGATGGGAAGGTTCTGGAGGGACTAACACACTCTATGGTAGAAACCGTGATTCCCAAAAGTGATGAGTCACATGTGATGGTATGTCATGGATCATACAAGCAGCACCTAGCAAAACTTGTCcaaaagaataaagataaatgtattGCTTTAGTCCAGCTACTTAAGGACAGGGACACTGTTCTTGAAATGGAGTTTGACCATATTTGTGAATATACTGGCAATGTGGATGAAGAATTTGATTATTGA
- the LOC112573464 gene encoding ran-binding protein 3-like isoform X1: MADAADTARTEDCNPNHRADDSKVSAASSTGHVQSDPDLVGRGQSDCTQAASMSDMSSLHKNGSSPLVHPPKLGGSYLPSCTVFGGAHGMPSSGVFSNPFVPRPPLKTDVVSTGTLDTSRTDCIIAPGRLNPFGAKSCDSECDSGGFPNKDSNPSAPKFQLRPSVLRPPDSSGSKGSILKPAKLPDPRKTSNKDVDKNMLKQDANKSNLGAASSDAGEVNSSEDRVEGSDLNSSDSGAENFAAELSKNNKLKDSVASSVISSSQSGFVFGQNLSQRVTGVTEGAEGPSGAAEASSTTSSLLVFGENLSNRVILSNGTSASQADGQEENVDNEAQAAAARTGQTLEESAREYQAKRDNKVDLKEVQVITGEENESNVLQANAKLFVFDSETQSWVERGRGIVRLNDMSPHNSHTFQSRLVMRTQGSLRVILNAKIWSGMNVERASTKAIRITATDSDQTVKIFLIVTNPKDSENLLRAIDWRIQQRKIHEEHSKQASPTQHAEKRKADPDAESPVMCKARKVHHEGVTGMLRKEESDSSVQDPETEASCESHSSSLTVKSESD, encoded by the exons ATGGCCGACGCAGCAG ATACAGCAAGAACAGAGGATTGTAATCCAAATCACAGGGCTGATGATTCAAAG GTGTCAGCAGCTTCTTCCACAGGACACGTGCAATCTG ACCCTGATCTGGTAGGAAGGGGACAGTCTGATTGTACTCAGGCAGCAAGCATGTCAGACATGAGCAGTCTTCATAAAAATGGGTCTTCACCTCTTGTTCACCCTCCAAAACTGGGTGGAAGCTACCTCCCCAGCTGCACAG taTTTGGTGGTGCTCATGGAATGCCCTCATCAG GTGTCTTTTCCAATCCCTTTGTGCCACGACCCCCACTGAAAACAGATGTTGTCTCTACTGGAACATTAGATACATCAAGGACAGATT GTATCATAGCTCCAGGTCGATTGAATCCATTTGGTGCAAAATCATGTGACAGTGAATGTGATAGTGGTG GATTTCCAAATAAAGATTCAAACCCTTCAGCTCCTAAATTCCAGCTGAGACCCTCTGTACTTAGACCACCAGATTCCTCAGGCTCAAAAG GTTCAATACTGAAGCCAGCAAAGTTGCCAGATCCTCGAAAGACTTCAAACAAAG ATGTAGACAAAAACATGCTAAAACAAGATGCAAATAAGAGCAATCTAGGGGCTGCCTCCTCTGATGCTGGGGAGGTAAATTCATCTGAAGACAGGGTTGAAGGGTCAGATCTCAATTCTTCTGATTCAGGTGCAGAAAACTTTGCTGCAGAACTTAGCAAAAACAACAA ATTAAAGGACAGTGTAGCATCCTCTGTCATCAGCAGTTCTCAGAGTGGTTTTGTCTTTGGTCAGAACCTGTCACAGCGTGTCACA GGTGTTACAGAAGGAGCTGAAGGACCTTCTGGGGCAGCTGAAGCATCATCCACAACATCATCATTGTTGGTCTTTGGAGAAAACTTGTCCAATCGAGTGATTCTCAGCAATGGCACCAGTGCCAGCCAGGCTGATGGTCAAGAGGAAAATGTGGATAATGAAGCACAAGCTGCAG CAGCGCGAACTGGGCAGACACTTGAGGAGTCTGCTCGGGAATATCAGGCAAAGCGGGATAATAAGGTGGATCTAAAGGAGGTCCAGGTCATCacaggagaagaaaatgagtCTAATGTGCTTCAG GCAAATGCCAAGCTCTTTGTGTTTGACAGTGAGACTCAGTCCTGGGTGGAGAGGGGTAGGGGTATTGTACGCCTGAATGATATGTCACCACACAATTCACATACCTTCCAGTCCAGATTGG TAATGAGAACTCAAGGAAGCCTGCGTGTGATTCTCAATGCCAAGATCTGGTCAGGAATGAATGTCGAACGAGCTAGCACCAAAGCCATTCGCATTACAGCCACAGATTCTGACCAGACAGTcaaaatctttcttattgtg ACCAACCCAAAAGACTCGGAGAACCTGCTGCGTGCCATAGATTGGCGCATTCAGCAGCGTAAAATCCACGAAGAACACAGCAAACAAGCGTCACCAACACAGCATGCAGAAAAGAGGAAGGCAGACCCTGACGCTGAATCCCCTGTAATGTGTAAAGCAAG AAAAGTGCACCACGAAGGAGTGACTGGAATGTtacgcaaagaggaatcggaTAGCAGTGTACAAGATCCAGAAACAGAAG CATCCTGTGAAAGCCATTCATCTTCGTTGACAGTGAAGTCAGAATCAGATTGA
- the LOC112573464 gene encoding ran-binding protein 3-like isoform X2 has translation MSDMSSLHKNGSSPLVHPPKLGGSYLPSCTVFGGAHGMPSSGVFSNPFVPRPPLKTDVVSTGTLDTSRTDCIIAPGRLNPFGAKSCDSECDSGGFPNKDSNPSAPKFQLRPSVLRPPDSSGSKGSILKPAKLPDPRKTSNKDVDKNMLKQDANKSNLGAASSDAGEVNSSEDRVEGSDLNSSDSGAENFAAELSKNNKLKDSVASSVISSSQSGFVFGQNLSQRVTGVTEGAEGPSGAAEASSTTSSLLVFGENLSNRVILSNGTSASQADGQEENVDNEAQAAAARTGQTLEESAREYQAKRDNKVDLKEVQVITGEENESNVLQANAKLFVFDSETQSWVERGRGIVRLNDMSPHNSHTFQSRLVMRTQGSLRVILNAKIWSGMNVERASTKAIRITATDSDQTVKIFLIVTNPKDSENLLRAIDWRIQQRKIHEEHSKQASPTQHAEKRKADPDAESPVMCKARKVHHEGVTGMLRKEESDSSVQDPETEASCESHSSSLTVKSESD, from the exons ATGTCAGACATGAGCAGTCTTCATAAAAATGGGTCTTCACCTCTTGTTCACCCTCCAAAACTGGGTGGAAGCTACCTCCCCAGCTGCACAG taTTTGGTGGTGCTCATGGAATGCCCTCATCAG GTGTCTTTTCCAATCCCTTTGTGCCACGACCCCCACTGAAAACAGATGTTGTCTCTACTGGAACATTAGATACATCAAGGACAGATT GTATCATAGCTCCAGGTCGATTGAATCCATTTGGTGCAAAATCATGTGACAGTGAATGTGATAGTGGTG GATTTCCAAATAAAGATTCAAACCCTTCAGCTCCTAAATTCCAGCTGAGACCCTCTGTACTTAGACCACCAGATTCCTCAGGCTCAAAAG GTTCAATACTGAAGCCAGCAAAGTTGCCAGATCCTCGAAAGACTTCAAACAAAG ATGTAGACAAAAACATGCTAAAACAAGATGCAAATAAGAGCAATCTAGGGGCTGCCTCCTCTGATGCTGGGGAGGTAAATTCATCTGAAGACAGGGTTGAAGGGTCAGATCTCAATTCTTCTGATTCAGGTGCAGAAAACTTTGCTGCAGAACTTAGCAAAAACAACAA ATTAAAGGACAGTGTAGCATCCTCTGTCATCAGCAGTTCTCAGAGTGGTTTTGTCTTTGGTCAGAACCTGTCACAGCGTGTCACA GGTGTTACAGAAGGAGCTGAAGGACCTTCTGGGGCAGCTGAAGCATCATCCACAACATCATCATTGTTGGTCTTTGGAGAAAACTTGTCCAATCGAGTGATTCTCAGCAATGGCACCAGTGCCAGCCAGGCTGATGGTCAAGAGGAAAATGTGGATAATGAAGCACAAGCTGCAG CAGCGCGAACTGGGCAGACACTTGAGGAGTCTGCTCGGGAATATCAGGCAAAGCGGGATAATAAGGTGGATCTAAAGGAGGTCCAGGTCATCacaggagaagaaaatgagtCTAATGTGCTTCAG GCAAATGCCAAGCTCTTTGTGTTTGACAGTGAGACTCAGTCCTGGGTGGAGAGGGGTAGGGGTATTGTACGCCTGAATGATATGTCACCACACAATTCACATACCTTCCAGTCCAGATTGG TAATGAGAACTCAAGGAAGCCTGCGTGTGATTCTCAATGCCAAGATCTGGTCAGGAATGAATGTCGAACGAGCTAGCACCAAAGCCATTCGCATTACAGCCACAGATTCTGACCAGACAGTcaaaatctttcttattgtg ACCAACCCAAAAGACTCGGAGAACCTGCTGCGTGCCATAGATTGGCGCATTCAGCAGCGTAAAATCCACGAAGAACACAGCAAACAAGCGTCACCAACACAGCATGCAGAAAAGAGGAAGGCAGACCCTGACGCTGAATCCCCTGTAATGTGTAAAGCAAG AAAAGTGCACCACGAAGGAGTGACTGGAATGTtacgcaaagaggaatcggaTAGCAGTGTACAAGATCCAGAAACAGAAG CATCCTGTGAAAGCCATTCATCTTCGTTGACAGTGAAGTCAGAATCAGATTGA
- the LOC112573462 gene encoding FGGY carbohydrate kinase domain-containing protein-like isoform X2, producing MEMDMAYYIGVDVGTASVRAALVCEKGSILETSEEPIIVWNQQPSFYEQSSENIWKAVITVVNDVMSQSKISPDQVKGLGFDATCSLVALDSDFKPISCSLSGKADCNIIMWMDHRAEDQAQRINATKHSVLRYVGGTMSLEMQPPKLLWLKERLPAQWNKMANLFDLPDYLTWRATDSQTRSLCSLVCKWGYEAQTADKHGWNDEFLAAAGLEELSLNGHCRIGQQALYPGECCGSGLTALAAKELGLVQGTPVGASLIDAHAGGMACLACVPASLPFQMPPLTSRLVLVCGTSTCHMMVSNSPIFVPGVWGPYFSAMMPKLWASEGGQSATGKLIDFMVENHPAYLAAKSAAEERNIHLYEYLNTMLEHQAHLKGVTVAHLTADLHVYPDFHGNRSPLADPSMKGMICGLTLSVDVDNLAIVYLSTIQALTYGTKHIISEMRNSGHNIQLLYLCGGLRKNRLFVQTHADVLGLPVILPDTKESVLLGAAILGACASGNFKSIQDAMLTMGGGGTVILPREDEKRYHENKYKVHIRMLADQKAYRDIMKD from the exons ATGGAGATGGACATGGCCTACTACATTGGTGTAGATGTAGGAACTGCTAGTGTAAGAGCAGCTTTGGTGTGTGAGAAAGGCAGCATACTTGAGACATCTGAGGAACCTATTATTGTCTGGAACCAGCAGCCATCATTTTATGAGCAGTCATCAGAGAATATTTGGAAAGCAGTTATTACAGTTGTCAAT GATGTCAtgtcacaaagtaaaatatcGCCAGACCAGGTGAAAGGACTAGGATTTGATGCCACCTGTTCTTTGGTCGCCTTAGATTCAGATTTTAAGCCAATTTCATGCAGTTTATCAG GTAAAGCAGACTGTAACATAATCATGTGGATGGACCACCGTGCAGAGGACCAAGCTCAAAGAATAAATGCTACAAAGCATTCTGTACTGAGATATGTTGGCGGTACCATGTCACTTGAAATGCAGCCACCAAAACTGCTATGGCTGAAAGAG AGGTTACCTGCTCAGTGGAACAAGATGGCCAACCTGTTTGACCTGCCTGATTACCTGACTTGGCGAGCTACAGACAGCCAAACAAG GTCTCTGTGTTCACTTGTGTGTAAGTGGGGCTATGAAGCACAAACAGCTGACAAACATGGGTGGAATGATGAATTTCTTGCAGCAGCTGGTCTTGAAGAGCTGTCGTTGAATGGACACTGCAGAATTG GACAGCAGGCCCTGTATCCAGGGGAGTGCTGTGGGTCAGGTCTGACTGCTCTGGCAGCCAAAGAACTTGGCTTAGTGCAAGGAACACCTGTAGGTGCATCTCTTATAGATGCTCATGCAGGTGGAATGG CATGCTTAGCATGTGTTCCTGCTAGTCTGCCATTTCAGATGCCTCCTTTGACATCAAGGTTGGTGCTTGTATGTGGAACCTCAACTTGTCATATGATG GTGAGTAACAGCCCTATCTTTGTTCCGGGTGTGTGGGGACCTTACTTCTCGGCAATGATGCCAAAATTGTGGGCATCAGAAGGAGGTCAGAGTGCTACAGGCAAACTG ATAGATTTTATGGTTGAGAACCATCCGGCATATTTAGCAGCAAAATCTGCCGCAGAAGAAAG GAATATCCACCTGTATGAATACCTAAACACCATGCTGGAGCATCAGGCTCATTTGAAGGGAGTCACAGTTGCACATCTTACTGCTGACTTACACGTCTATCCAGATTTCCATGGAAACCGCTCACCTCTTGCAGATCCCAGCATGAAGGGAATG ATTTGTGGCTTGACATTATCAGTGGATGTAGATAATCTGGCTATTGTCTACCTGTCAACAATCCAGGCTCTAACG TACGGAACAAAGCACATAATCAGCGAGATGAGAAATAGCGGGCACAACATTCAGTTGTTGTATTTATGTGGTGGGCTACGGAAAAACAGGCTGTTTGTTCAGACACATGCCGATGTACTTG GTCTCCCAGTTATCTTGCCAGACACAAAGGAATCTGTACTTCTTGGTGCAGCCATACTTGGAGCTTGTGCTTCAggcaattttaaaagcattcag GATGCCATGCTGACCATGGGGGGAGGAGGTACAGTGATTCTGCCAAGGGAAGATGAGAAAAG gtatcatgaaaacaaatacaaagttCACATTCGGATGCTTGCTGACCAGAAAGCTTACAGAGACATCATGAAAGACTGA
- the LOC112573462 gene encoding FGGY carbohydrate kinase domain-containing protein-like isoform X1, whose protein sequence is MLRIIIAGYLGNTKQKNPLTCKLFARYVVCGSNIMEMDMAYYIGVDVGTASVRAALVCEKGSILETSEEPIIVWNQQPSFYEQSSENIWKAVITVVNDVMSQSKISPDQVKGLGFDATCSLVALDSDFKPISCSLSGKADCNIIMWMDHRAEDQAQRINATKHSVLRYVGGTMSLEMQPPKLLWLKERLPAQWNKMANLFDLPDYLTWRATDSQTRSLCSLVCKWGYEAQTADKHGWNDEFLAAAGLEELSLNGHCRIGQQALYPGECCGSGLTALAAKELGLVQGTPVGASLIDAHAGGMACLACVPASLPFQMPPLTSRLVLVCGTSTCHMMVSNSPIFVPGVWGPYFSAMMPKLWASEGGQSATGKLIDFMVENHPAYLAAKSAAEERNIHLYEYLNTMLEHQAHLKGVTVAHLTADLHVYPDFHGNRSPLADPSMKGMICGLTLSVDVDNLAIVYLSTIQALTYGTKHIISEMRNSGHNIQLLYLCGGLRKNRLFVQTHADVLGLPVILPDTKESVLLGAAILGACASGNFKSIQDAMLTMGGGGTVILPREDEKRYHENKYKVHIRMLADQKAYRDIMKD, encoded by the exons ATGCTGCGCATTATAATTGCCGGCTACCTGGGAAACACCAAACAGAAAAACCCGCTCACCTGCAAGCTGTTTGCCCGATATGTAGTGTGTGGATCAAATATA ATGGAGATGGACATGGCCTACTACATTGGTGTAGATGTAGGAACTGCTAGTGTAAGAGCAGCTTTGGTGTGTGAGAAAGGCAGCATACTTGAGACATCTGAGGAACCTATTATTGTCTGGAACCAGCAGCCATCATTTTATGAGCAGTCATCAGAGAATATTTGGAAAGCAGTTATTACAGTTGTCAAT GATGTCAtgtcacaaagtaaaatatcGCCAGACCAGGTGAAAGGACTAGGATTTGATGCCACCTGTTCTTTGGTCGCCTTAGATTCAGATTTTAAGCCAATTTCATGCAGTTTATCAG GTAAAGCAGACTGTAACATAATCATGTGGATGGACCACCGTGCAGAGGACCAAGCTCAAAGAATAAATGCTACAAAGCATTCTGTACTGAGATATGTTGGCGGTACCATGTCACTTGAAATGCAGCCACCAAAACTGCTATGGCTGAAAGAG AGGTTACCTGCTCAGTGGAACAAGATGGCCAACCTGTTTGACCTGCCTGATTACCTGACTTGGCGAGCTACAGACAGCCAAACAAG GTCTCTGTGTTCACTTGTGTGTAAGTGGGGCTATGAAGCACAAACAGCTGACAAACATGGGTGGAATGATGAATTTCTTGCAGCAGCTGGTCTTGAAGAGCTGTCGTTGAATGGACACTGCAGAATTG GACAGCAGGCCCTGTATCCAGGGGAGTGCTGTGGGTCAGGTCTGACTGCTCTGGCAGCCAAAGAACTTGGCTTAGTGCAAGGAACACCTGTAGGTGCATCTCTTATAGATGCTCATGCAGGTGGAATGG CATGCTTAGCATGTGTTCCTGCTAGTCTGCCATTTCAGATGCCTCCTTTGACATCAAGGTTGGTGCTTGTATGTGGAACCTCAACTTGTCATATGATG GTGAGTAACAGCCCTATCTTTGTTCCGGGTGTGTGGGGACCTTACTTCTCGGCAATGATGCCAAAATTGTGGGCATCAGAAGGAGGTCAGAGTGCTACAGGCAAACTG ATAGATTTTATGGTTGAGAACCATCCGGCATATTTAGCAGCAAAATCTGCCGCAGAAGAAAG GAATATCCACCTGTATGAATACCTAAACACCATGCTGGAGCATCAGGCTCATTTGAAGGGAGTCACAGTTGCACATCTTACTGCTGACTTACACGTCTATCCAGATTTCCATGGAAACCGCTCACCTCTTGCAGATCCCAGCATGAAGGGAATG ATTTGTGGCTTGACATTATCAGTGGATGTAGATAATCTGGCTATTGTCTACCTGTCAACAATCCAGGCTCTAACG TACGGAACAAAGCACATAATCAGCGAGATGAGAAATAGCGGGCACAACATTCAGTTGTTGTATTTATGTGGTGGGCTACGGAAAAACAGGCTGTTTGTTCAGACACATGCCGATGTACTTG GTCTCCCAGTTATCTTGCCAGACACAAAGGAATCTGTACTTCTTGGTGCAGCCATACTTGGAGCTTGTGCTTCAggcaattttaaaagcattcag GATGCCATGCTGACCATGGGGGGAGGAGGTACAGTGATTCTGCCAAGGGAAGATGAGAAAAG gtatcatgaaaacaaatacaaagttCACATTCGGATGCTTGCTGACCAGAAAGCTTACAGAGACATCATGAAAGACTGA
- the LOC112574019 gene encoding uncharacterized protein LOC112574019 isoform X2: MNTLEESAWLLVVAAMWGATNPLIKKGSKGVELIKEDSAFSQFLAEFQFLFFNIKIYLLLYHSLILSHSSLLPCLGGFLEKSQSHMKHCLAFSLWCVELFSVSTASPDTLGKVKMFIHIYCPYF; this comes from the exons GTAGTAGCAGCTATGTGGGGAGCCACCAATCCACTCATAAAGAAAGGCAGCAAGGGTGTGGAGCTGATAAAAGAAGACAGTGCATTTTCGCAATTTCTGGCAGAATTCCAGTTCTTGTTTTTCAATATTAAA ATCTATCTCTTGCTGTACCACTCACTAATTCTCTCACATTCATCTTTACTTCCTTGTCTGGGAGGATTCTTGGAGAAAAGCCAGAGTCATATG AAACACTGCTTGGCCTTTTCCTTGTGGTGTGTGGAGTTGTTCTCTGTGTCTACAGCAAGTCCTGACACTTtaggaaaagtaaaaatgttcattcaTATTTATTGTCCCTATTTTTGA
- the LOC112574019 gene encoding transmembrane protein 234 homolog isoform X1, with product MNTLEESAWLLVVAAMWGATNPLIKKGSKGVELIKEDSAFSQFLAEFQFLFFNIKYLIPFLLNQMGSVLYYIMLSSTDLSLAVPLTNSLTFIFTSLSGRILGEKPESYETLLGLFLVVCGVVLCVYSKS from the exons GTAGTAGCAGCTATGTGGGGAGCCACCAATCCACTCATAAAGAAAGGCAGCAAGGGTGTGGAGCTGATAAAAGAAGACAGTGCATTTTCGCAATTTCTGGCAGAATTCCAGTTCTTGTTTTTCAATATTAAA taTCTCATTCCATTTTTACTTAATCAGATGGGTTCTGTTCTTTACTACATTATGCTGTCTTCTACAg ATCTATCTCTTGCTGTACCACTCACTAATTCTCTCACATTCATCTTTACTTCCTTGTCTGGGAGGATTCTTGGAGAAAAGCCAGAGTCATATG AAACACTGCTTGGCCTTTTCCTTGTGGTGTGTGGAGTTGTTCTCTGTGTCTACAGCAAGTCCTGA